A window of the Hordeum vulgare subsp. vulgare chromosome 5H, MorexV3_pseudomolecules_assembly, whole genome shotgun sequence genome harbors these coding sequences:
- the LOC123397007 gene encoding uncharacterized protein LOC123397007, whose translation MGSLPAGSGLGLVGGRFWALANDDDDLQNTPAASPTPSDIVCESILVGYSEEQVAESIDGFVPDSDPAWEELTANDEDRVEVLRRVIYQRTSANAVRPWKGPLPKRLHLRRQDLLLGYLLQWWLARGRIFSELRCLLVRGAALLVLEKVVLVLIIAVAAVDSMDTEVMQIIGTSLPVVQVVVGRIGTPEEVLGEEPINGIVPSSHPKIPDFAPWSYDGVHYDLEVEVEKVPQNEPNDDDILMADGEDRDKDHEDANDQHSDQSRDNTNPHASSNKEKPLIGGASSTSKLPMETLRFGSFDVTSTPYNLGSEFVQKEANEQAPFVSIQRSVSTSKMEVSTHLITQENRKASSAVPLARRAEPLHMLEHDNTQEACCQISPTSPIERDVPSIMRDSKQEASRPSTPVSSHSLSNSKQQVISSKYDNLVEETTSDQHFDSVVTGKTHNEITNDDVISFGGIPDPTSCDRRFSQRIQEKPDADDMLIGRAMRAAKLRDAETTSGLSIDQTASILNLSESEILNNASDIGVSMGTSSKNIANVVYGEFSVKFRVRSKVDGFKWALVAVYGAAQLEFKPDFLADLVRICGDETLPIMVGGDFNIIRRQNEKNNDNFDTRWSTMFNMVIESLNLREIHLSDRQYTWANSLTIPTYEKLDRVLTTVEWEQKYPLVTVQALQRAISDHTPLLVDSGEANHRGNKNVFSFELSWFEREGFMDLITKEWGTHLGGSTSVEIWQNKIRNLRRVLRGWAKNQSGIYKKEKERLTKLIDELDVKAESAQLNSIDRNIKMDAEIRLQKLLREEEMKWALRAKVMNVVHGDDNTKFFHMIANGKHRKKIITQLEQDEGTIIGHENLKVYISEYYRSLFGAPDETMISLDETNVQDIPQLNEQENEVLSARFTEQELQLFHLNFGTITLLPKKVDAMRIQQFRPICLLNVSFKIFTKTSTNRLTKIADSVVQPAQSPFMPGRHILEGVVVLHETLHEIHTKKLDGVIFKVDFEKAYDKVKLARWDMICRPKDQGGLGIENLEVKNKCLLSKWLYRISTETEGMWIQILRNKYLTSRTLAQATVILRATSWIRTWSSLSLADNRELMGIGCNRWEMAARVIFNRLLKWGFAGQKIALQNRTRIMKLHNLKNKHSRTCLEPQS comes from the exons ATGGGCTCCCTGCCGGCCGGCAGTGGACTTGGCCTCGTCGGCGGACGATTCTGGGCTCTggccaacgacgacgatgacctaCAGAACACACCAGCGGCTTCTCCAACTCCTTCCGACATCGTATGCGAATCCATTTTGGTGGGATACTCTGAGGAGCAGGTCGCAGAATCCATAGATGGTTTCGTCCCTGATTCCGATCCTGCCTGGGAAGAGCTGACGGCTAACGACGAAGACAGGGTCGAGGTGCTCCGACGCGTCATTTACCAGCGAACTTcggcgaacgcggtaagaccctgGAAGGGACCTCTACCGAAG CGACTGCATCTGCGGCGGCAGGACCTGCTGCTGGGGTATCTGCTGCAGTGGTGGCTGGCACGCGGGAGAATCTTCAGCGAGCTACGGTGCCTGTTGGTCAGGGGCGCGGCTCTGCTGGTGCTGGAAAAGGTGGTCCTGGTGCTCATAATCGCGGTGGCGGCGGTGGATTCCATGGACACAGAGGTTATGCAAATCATTGGAACGAGTTTGCCGGTGGTCCAGGTGGTGGTCGGTCGAATTGGAACGCCGGAGGAGGTCCTGGGGGAGGAGCCAATCAATGGCATCGTCCCTTCCAGCCACCCGAAG ATTCCTGATTTTGCTCCGTGGTCTTATGATGGTGTGCACTATGACCTTGAGGTGGAGGTCGAGAAGGTGCCACAAAATGAGCCAAATGATGATGATATCCTCATGGCCGATGGGGAGGATAGGGACAAGGATCATGAGGATGCGAATGATCAACATTCCGATCAGTCAAGGGATAACACTAATCCTCATGCCTCTTCTAATAAAGAGAAACCACTTATTGGGGGTGCATCTTCTACATCAAAATTACCCATGGAGACACTACGTTTTGGTTCGTTTGATGTCACGAGTACACCATATAATCTTGGCAGTGAGTTTGTTCAAAAGGAGGCGAATGAGCAAGCCCCTTTTGTTTCAATTCAACGATCGGTCTCCACATCTAAGATGGAAGTATCCACGCATTTGATTACTCAGGAGAACAGAAAAGCATCCTCTGCAGTACCGCTGGCTAGGAGGGCTGAGCCACTGCATATGCTTGAGCACGATAACACGCAGGAGGCGTGCTGTCAAATTTCTCCGACATCACCTATTGAGAGGGATGTGCCTTCGATCATGCGGGATAGTAAGCAGGAGGCGAGCCGGCCTTCTACTCCTGTCTCTTCCCATAGCCTTTCGAACAGTAAGCAGCAAGTGATATCTTCTAAGTACGATAACCTTGTTGAAGAAACAACTTCTGACCAGCACTTTGATTCTGTGGTAACAGGGAAGACCCACAATGAGATTACTAatgatgatgtgatctcgtttggGGGGATCCCGGATCCTACATCATGTGATAGACGTTTCAGTCAACGTATTCAGGAGAAGCCTGATGCTGATGATATGTTGATAGGTCGTGCTATGCGAGCTGCAAAACTACGAGATGCTGAAACAACTTCAGGTTTGTCTATTGATCAGACTGCTTCTATTTTAAACTTATCTGAATCTGAAATCTTGAATAATGCTAGTGACATAGGAGTTTCTATGGGTACATCTAGTAAAAATATAGCTAA TGTGGTTTATGGTGAGTTCTCCGTCAAATTTCGTGTAAGGTCGAAAGTTGATGGTTTTAAGTGGGCTCTAGTGGCTGTATATGGGGCGGCACAATTGGAGTTCAAACCTGATTTTCTTGCAGATCTAGTGAGAATCTGTGGAGATGAAACGTTACCAATTATGGTGGGGGGAGATTTTAATATTATTCGTAGACAGAATGAAAAAAATAATGATAACTTTGACACACGATGGTCAACGATGTTTAATATGGTTATCGAGAGTCTTAATCTAAGGGAGATTCATCTTTCTGACAGACAGTACACTTGGGCAAATTCTCTAACGATACCAACGTATGAGAAGTTGGATCGGGTTCTTACTACTGTTGAGTGGGAGCAAAAATACCCATTAGTCACGGTACAAGCATTACAGAGGGCAATCTCAGATCACACGCCTCTTCTAGTTGACTCAGGGGAGGCCAATCATAGGGGCAACAAGAATGTCTTCTCATTCGAACTAAGCTGGTTTGAAAGAGAAGGGTTCATGGATCTAATTACAAAGGAATGGGGTACACACTTAGGTGGATCCACCAGTGTGGAAATTTGGCAAAACAAAATCAGAAATTTGCGCCGAGTCCTTAGAGGATGGGCGAAAAATCAAAGTGGTATTtataagaaagaaaaagaaagactaACGAAGCTGATTGATGAACTCGACGTCAAAGCTGAGTCAGCGCAGCTAAATTCTATTGATAGGAATATTAAAATGGATGCTGAGATTAGATTGCAAAAATTATtgagagaagaggagatgaaatggGCACTAAGAGCTAAGGTGATGAACGTGGTTCATGGGGATGATAATACTAAGTTCTTTcacatgattgcaaatggcaaacatcgAAAGAAGATAATTACTCAGCTAGAGCAAGATGAGGGAACTATAATAGGACATGAAAACTTAAAGGTGTATATCTCAgaatattataggagtctttttggTGCACCAGATGAGACTATGATCTCTCTGGATGAAACCAATGTTCAGGATATTCCTCAACTAAATGAGCAGGAGAATGAGGTTTTATCCGCTAGATTCACAGAGCAAGA GCTACAGCTAttccaccttaactttggaacaataaCGTTGTTGCCAAAAAAGGTGGACGCCATGCGCATCCAACAATTTAGACCTATCTGTTTACTCAATGTCAGTTTTAAGATTTTTACTAAGACATCCACCAATAGATTAACAAAGATAGCCGATTCAGTTGTCCAACCAGCACAGTCACCGTTCATGCCTGGGCGacacattttggagggtgttgttgTTTTGCACGAAACGCTTCATGAAATTCACACAAAGAAACTAGACGGAGTTATCTTTaaagtggattttgaaaaggcttatgATAAAGTTAA ACTAGCACGTTGGGATATGATTTGTAGACCCAAAGACCAAGGGGGTTTgggaattgaaaatttagaagTAAAGAACAAATGTTTGCTTAGCAAATGGTTGTATAGAATTTCCACAGAGACAGAGGGTATGTGGATTCAAATTTTGAGAAATAAGTATCTAACATCAAGAACTCTAGCTCAAGCTAC GGTCATATTACGAGCAACGTcctggatccgtacgtggtcatcACTCAGTCTTGCGGACAACAGGGAGCTTATGGGTATTGGGTGCAACCGGTGGGAGATGGccgcacgggttatcttcaaccg